Part of the Anopheles merus strain MAF unplaced genomic scaffold, AmerM5.1 LNR4001391, whole genome shotgun sequence genome is shown below.
TGTATGTGGTATATCGTTTCAAAAAGGTCACTCATCGGCTTGCCCTGTACCCAATGCCCATgccggacacacacacgccacgaACACACGTAAAGcgtgtgcatgtatgtgtgtgtgtgtgtgtgggtgggttgCGGGTGCACGTTCACTACAAGATACGTTAAGATATACgattttatattaaaattattatgcgTGTTGCATTCCTTATCCTTACATggttaaaatgtaaaatgtgtgtgtgtgtgtttgtgttgaatGTGTATTATGTggagtgtatgtatgtatgtgtgggttttttcctttttaaagTACATATAAATAGATCCTTGCTCTCACTCTCccattctttctctctctctctctattgctCGCTCGCCCTAATACGATCTTGCAGGAAGCGCTGCACACGCTCCATACACTGTTGTGAGTGTGTatctttgttttcttcttcttcttcttcttctgaatCGAAAAAGGGTCCAATTATTAATAACGTGCACTAAACCTTGCCCAACCTAGCAAagaaagcgtttttttttttttttttggcgggCGTTCACGCGGTAACGGGGCATTGCTGAAGCTGAATGCAAAAGCGTAATGCAAAACGATGGGGGGGGTGGGAGGCGATGAAAGTGGCGGAGCTTCTCGAAAAATAAGAATACAATACTCCGGCCCACAGAACACTACAAAATGGCGCCGATATGACGCCAGCAAACACGTGTCACGCGGGTGTCGCTCTGACATCGCtgagacacagagagagagagagagacagagaggcgGTGTGATGGAGCGAGAGCACAggacgagggggggggggtgggggtggtTTGAGAGGATGGtggtaatttaaaaaaaaaacaaacaggtaAGTGTGGATGGTGCGGAGCCCCACGAGCAACACACTTTAACATGGCACAGGGAAACCCACGGGCACTCCGCGTCGCTACTAAacgccactgctgctgctactactttCGCTCGGCCCGCTGCACAACGCCAGCTCGAATTCAACTCTTGACGCTcgtctgctgttgctgctgctgctgctgttgccgcttCCGGTGGTGGCGGGCGGGCCTGCACTGGCAGCACTCGTCggcgggctgctgctgcgattgcTGCAGCGCACGCTGCTTCGCATTCTGTCGGTTGCACATGGCGCGGTTGCACCGCTTGCGGCTACAGTTAAGCTGCCCATCCTGTTGCGAGAAGAGAGAGAATAGAAAATGAAGTGGTTAGCGATCGTACATCATGCTGCGCTGCTCCGTTCGCTATAGCGTGCCTACCTTGCACCGGCACTTGATGCACTTCTCCTCGCCGTGCGTCGCCAGTATCGGATGGTACTCCTGCCCGTTCTCGTAGATGTTCTCCTCGTACCGGCAGCCGCCGGCCGCCAGTATCGCCTGCGGCGACCGGAGCGTGCCGGCCGAGCCGCCCGCCTCATCGTACTGCACGTCCGGTCGTGCGCCGGGCCCGTGCGTCCGCTTCGACACCTTCGGTTCCTTCACCTGCGGGCACACCTTGCAGCACGCCTTCTTGTCCGGCCGGTAGGCGACCTTGTCGCTGCACGGCAGCGGCGGGCACTGGGCCCGCGCACACTTCACCTGCAGCGTGAACAGCTCGCACGTGCAGATGGTGCAGGTTTCGTAGCCGCTCGGGTGCAGGTACGGGTGCCAGGTCGTGCCGGCCTCGTGGAACTCGTCGCCGAGGCTGCAGCCCCGCCCGTTGCTGCTGGCCGGGGCTGGCGGGGCCGCCGCTGGAGGGGCCGGTGCGGCCGCCACTTTCGGagctgtaacaaaaaaaaaggaagaaagttAGAAAATGGCGGGGAagtattcaaaaaaaaaaaaaagctcgcgGAGAGCCAAACACTTACCGGCACAGGACGGGCAGCATTCGCCCTTCTTCTGCACGATGTCCTCCTTGCGGCAGCGCAGCGGGGGACACTTCATCTTCTCGCACTTGTACTGCTGGTGGTCGCAGGAGCACATGGTGCACGCCTCGACCGCGCTGCGCCACGTTTCGCCCTCGTCGTAGAACCGGCCGGAGTGGAAGCACTTCTCGTTGGCGGCCACCGTCGGCACATCGTTCGCGGCGAACGGGTCCTGCTGCACCTCGTTGTCCAGCCCGCCGGTACAGTGGGGCGGGACGCGCGTCGGCGTGTGGAGGCGGGCCCGCAGCACCGGCTCGGCGGTGCCGTTCGAGCGCACCTCCAGATAGATGACGCTCGTCTCGAGCTTGGCGAGCTCGCGCGGCGGCAGCCCGAGCTGGAAGCCCTCGAGCTGGTTGCCGCTAAAGTCCTCCAGCAGGCGGCGGGCGACCGGTGCGTTCGGCGCCTCGAGCGGCAGCTCCTCCAGGTAGAGCTGCAGCGGATGGTAGGCGCCCGGGACGCCGGCGAGCGAGAGGTCGTAGTGCAGGCTGCACTCGTTGTCGACCGCGAGCCAGGCGAGCCCGACCGCGTGCGCTAGCGGGGCCGGTGCGTCCGCGCCGCGGCGCAGCAGCACCGGGGCGGCCGAGTCGCGCGCGTCCGCCACCTGGCGCGTCACGAACTTGCCGTGCAGCAGGGTGAGATTCTGTTCGTTCGCCACCTGGATCGCCAGCTCGCCCGCGTACAGCGGCTCGAGCACGCGCGGCCCCATGCGGTCGATCAGGCCGGACGCGTGCTCGCCGGTGAAGGCGCGCGTGAGCGTCTCGAGCTCGGGCCGGCGCTTCGCACTGTCGTCGAGCAGCGTCAGGATGGGGCTGGCCGTCGCTCCGTGGTGGTGGGGCAGCCGGTGCGTCTGCACGTGGTACACGAGCGCCCCGTCCCGGTTCTGGTACATCCAGGCGAGCCCGCTAGCGTCGCTGCGCGCGTCCGCCCCGTGCGAGGTGAGCAGCGTTTGGAAGACTTCGCAGGCGACCCGACCGCGGACCGGACcctgcagccgcagcagctcgGGATGGCGGCGGGACTCGACCGTGAGCGTCAGCTTGCCGCGCGTCAGCAGCCGCAGATCGCTCACGGACACCGGGGACGACACCTCGAGCACGTTGATGTCGTGGGCCGGCTTGCGGACGCGCTGCACGTCCTCCAGGATGAGCTGGCGCTTGTCGAGCGACTCGAGCCGCACGCTCAGCGGCACGTCCGCCACGTCGTCCAGCGCGAACAGCCCGTTCAGCACGATCGTCAGGTGGATGGAGGAGGTGACGCCGCTGCTGGTGGACACGATGGCGGTACCGCCCGCGCCGCCCATCATGTCGGAGGTCGctgtcgccgccgccgccggttcCAGCAGCGAGCTGAACAGTTCGTGCGCGAGGGCCGGATACTTGGCGATCGGGCCGGCAATCGCCAGCTCGGCCTGATGCTTGCTGCCCCACAGCAGCACCACGCTCACGAGCTCGTCGCGCAGCAGCCGGCGGTATTCGCGCGGCACGCGCCTCCACACGCCGCACACCTTGCCGGTGCCGTTCTGGTACGCGCTCAGCCGGCCCTCGTCCGACGGCAGGGCGAGCGTGTGCTCCTCCAGGATGTTGCCGTTCGCGTGCACGAACTGGATCGAGCGGGGCCGGGCCGCCCGCTCCGACACGTAGAAGCTGTAGTAGAGGTTCTTCTTGTGGAACGAGAACCGGCCGGTCGCGACCACGTTCTGCGGGTTCAGCGTCGAGTACATCGTGCCCATGTCGTCCTTCTTCAGCAGCGAGGAGGTGCGCCCGGTCAGCAGGGCCGCAAAGTCTAaaacagagagggagagtgcGTTAGAACAACCAccgaacgagagagagagagagagagggggggggggcaagagAGGGAGAATACTTACGTTTGCTGCGCTCCTCCTCTTCCGGCATCGTCGCCTGGGGAAGATCTTGCACCACGTCAGGACCtggaaaggagagagagagagagggaagaaaagaaaagaaagcacaTAAGTAAATGTTTGCTGCATGATAAGATACTGTTgccatgtgcgtgtgtgtgtgtgtgtgtgcaaaatacGAAGATAACGATCGATCGGCAAAAGGGTGATTTTCGAGGGTTGGACCGAGGGGAATGGTGCAGGGTTTGGTCTGTCGTTCTACAACTGCAATGACCTGCGTTGAACCCCTGCCCTGTCAATGCCTGTTGGCAAAGCAAtcaaagaaggagaagaagaagaagcaaaaaaaaaaggaagcaactGCTTCTGTGCGAAAACTAGCGGCGCCGGGCcctaagcgacgaacctcacAACCTTCTACTTCACCATCTCGAccaccctccccctcccccctttcccTGCTCTTGTTATC
Proteins encoded:
- the LOC121603389 gene encoding dorsal-ventral patterning protein Sog; translation: MATVSYHAANIYLCAFFSFLPSLSLSFPGPDVVQDLPQATMPEEEERSKHFAALLTGRTSSLLKKDDMGTMYSTLNPQNVVATGRFSFHKKNLYYSFYVSERAARPRSIQFVHANGNILEEHTLALPSDEGRLSAYQNGTGKVCGVWRRVPREYRRLLRDELVSVVLLWGSKHQAELAIAGPIAKYPALAHELFSSLLEPAAAATATSDMMGGAGGTAIVSTSSGVTSSIHLTIVLNGLFALDDVADVPLSVRLESLDKRQLILEDVQRVRKPAHDINVLEVSSPVSVSDLRLLTRGKLTLTVESRRHPELLRLQGPVRGRVACEVFQTLLTSHGADARSDASGLAWMYQNRDGALVYHVQTHRLPHHHGATASPILTLLDDSAKRRPELETLTRAFTGEHASGLIDRMGPRVLEPLYAGELAIQVANEQNLTLLHGKFVTRQVADARDSAAPVLLRRGADAPAPLAHAVGLAWLAVDNECSLHYDLSLAGVPGAYHPLQLYLEELPLEAPNAPVARRLLEDFSGNQLEGFQLGLPPRELAKLETSVIYLEVRSNGTAEPVLRARLHTPTRVPPHCTGGLDNEVQQDPFAANDVPTVAANEKCFHSGRFYDEGETWRSAVEACTMCSCDHQQYKCEKMKCPPLRCRKEDIVQKKGECCPSCAAPKVAAAPAPPAAAPPAPASSNGRGCSLGDEFHEAGTTWHPYLHPSGYETCTICTCELFTLQVKCARAQCPPLPCSDKVAYRPDKKACCKVCPQVKEPKVSKRTHGPGARPDVQYDEAGGSAGTLRSPQAILAAGGCRYEENIYENGQEYHPILATHGEEKCIKCRCKDGQLNCSRKRCNRAMCNRQNAKQRALQQSQQQPADECCQCRPARHHRKRQQQQQQQQQTSVKS